In the Paenibacillus sp. FSL H7-0357 genome, one interval contains:
- a CDS encoding Mu transposase C-terminal domain-containing protein: protein MIAVGMLIEWVETEYMERILWINPSYTECYVIRLNSPFEEQVFFPHLRQVEAISSALNEDAAIVRQIDPYVRFNVSSLSPSTVKQEENNKAWELIKDLVVDEPDIYNEKLRWAAICDHMKLSGATAKTYYKYLRRYWAGGKLISAVSQAHFRKGGKGKKKSHNGNKLGRPSRLSKGINVPAGVNITEDIERIFGLSVKQFYLPKKRKSLPKSYDEMIAKYFSVGDLKDKEGNKIPLLPPKEELPTFASFKAWYYRTYNARERSINNEGMRKHNLKRRAVLNSAIDEHFGPGSIYQIDATIGDVYLVSRFDRTRLIGRPVIYVVIDAFSRLIVGMYVGLEGPSWTGARMALANAFENKVDYCKQYGISINEEQWPVHHLPKAIIADNAELKSKASDNVVGGLHTPLLNAAPYRADWKPYVEQMFNLLNVKAIKWLPGAVHKRQRERGEKDYRLDGKMTLDEFTKCIIETVLEHNLEKYMDYYEMDKDMIAAHVSPYPTDLWNWGIPHRGGGLRTFPSDFVRFHLMPKDEATVTREGIRYEDMYYSCETAIREAWFEQAASTGKWKIQISYDFRSTDVIYIQAKNRQGFERCELTGRSARYKGTTLEEARDYNEIAKINRELSGTRTQQSKTEYSAKRNAIIDEATQKTNAELNRSDKSNTARTKEIRNNRREEKEVNRETEKFDIGKKLSSQDISKVIELPRKEEDTNDILRPKTNKRDTFLNVLEDLDE, encoded by the coding sequence ATGATAGCCGTGGGTATGCTGATTGAATGGGTTGAAACGGAGTACATGGAACGAATACTTTGGATCAATCCTAGTTATACAGAATGCTACGTAATTCGGCTTAATTCACCCTTTGAGGAACAGGTGTTTTTTCCACATTTGCGCCAAGTTGAGGCTATTTCAAGTGCCTTGAATGAGGATGCAGCAATAGTACGGCAAATTGATCCTTATGTAAGATTTAATGTTTCTTCACTATCTCCAAGTACAGTAAAACAGGAAGAAAATAATAAAGCTTGGGAGCTAATAAAAGATTTGGTGGTTGATGAGCCAGACATATACAATGAAAAGCTTCGGTGGGCAGCAATATGTGATCATATGAAGTTAAGTGGGGCGACGGCAAAGACATATTATAAATACCTTCGTCGATATTGGGCTGGTGGTAAACTGATCAGTGCCGTATCACAGGCCCATTTTCGTAAGGGAGGGAAAGGAAAAAAGAAAAGCCATAACGGAAATAAGTTAGGAAGGCCATCCAGGCTTTCTAAAGGGATTAATGTACCTGCAGGTGTTAATATTACTGAAGATATTGAGCGTATCTTTGGCTTATCAGTAAAGCAGTTTTATCTTCCAAAAAAACGAAAATCTTTACCGAAATCCTATGATGAGATGATTGCAAAATATTTTAGTGTAGGGGATTTAAAAGATAAAGAGGGAAATAAAATTCCCTTACTGCCACCAAAAGAAGAACTGCCTACTTTCGCTTCATTTAAAGCGTGGTATTACAGAACATACAATGCGCGAGAACGATCGATTAATAATGAGGGAATGCGTAAACATAATCTAAAACGTCGTGCTGTACTTAACTCGGCTATAGATGAACACTTTGGCCCAGGCTCGATATATCAAATCGATGCAACGATTGGGGATGTATATTTAGTATCTCGATTTGATCGTACGCGGCTCATTGGTCGCCCCGTTATCTACGTCGTGATTGATGCATTCAGTAGGTTAATTGTTGGAATGTACGTGGGATTAGAGGGACCAAGTTGGACGGGCGCTCGCATGGCGTTGGCCAACGCATTTGAAAATAAGGTCGATTATTGTAAGCAATACGGGATCTCCATCAATGAAGAACAGTGGCCTGTTCATCATCTACCAAAGGCGATTATTGCCGATAACGCGGAACTGAAAAGTAAAGCTTCGGATAATGTAGTGGGTGGTCTCCATACCCCTCTTCTCAATGCTGCACCTTATCGTGCGGATTGGAAGCCTTACGTAGAACAAATGTTTAATCTTCTAAATGTAAAGGCTATTAAATGGCTTCCAGGAGCGGTGCACAAACGACAACGTGAACGTGGGGAAAAAGATTATCGATTAGATGGAAAAATGACTTTAGATGAGTTTACTAAGTGCATCATTGAAACCGTGCTAGAGCACAACCTGGAGAAGTATATGGATTACTATGAAATGGATAAGGACATGATTGCTGCTCATGTTAGTCCCTATCCAACTGATCTTTGGAATTGGGGGATTCCACATCGTGGCGGAGGGCTTCGCACATTTCCATCAGATTTTGTTCGCTTTCACCTTATGCCTAAAGATGAGGCAACCGTTACACGTGAAGGCATTAGATATGAAGATATGTATTATTCTTGTGAAACTGCAATTAGAGAAGCATGGTTTGAACAAGCTGCATCAACAGGAAAGTGGAAAATTCAGATTTCCTATGACTTTAGAAGTACGGATGTCATTTATATTCAAGCCAAGAATAGACAAGGATTCGAACGCTGTGAACTAACAGGGCGTTCAGCGAGATACAAGGGAACGACGCTGGAAGAGGCCAGAGATTATAATGAAATAGCAAAAATAAACAGAGAACTTTCAGGCACGCGAACACAACAATCTAAGACGGAGTACAGCGCTAAACGTAATGCCATTATTGACGAAGCTACCCAAAAGACTAATGCGGAGCTTAATCGATCAGATAAAAGCAACACGGCAAGAACTAAAGAAATTCGAAATAATCGACGAGAGGAAAAAGAAGTTAATCGGGAGACAGAAAAATTTGATATTGGAAAGAAATTATCTTCTCAAGACATAAGCAAGGTAATTGAATTACCGCGCAAAGAGGAAGATACAAATGACATTTTACGTCCAAAAACGAATAAGCGTGATACATTCTTAAATGTATTGGAGGACCTCGATGAATGA
- a CDS encoding heteromeric transposase endonuclease subunit TnsA, protein MQTMTTKNKIKAKLGQGEGKNYKPWTTVRDFAGSNSQSGRVLGWKTERIHHFLSQLERFYFYILEWSDNVSDIREKYPLSLDKTHDLSVALNIKHPSDSKTKELLVMTTDFVINVNQDGNDRMIARTVLPSNQLASKRTIDKLELERMYWFERDVDWGIVTEKEIPKEMAQNIEWFHGCRQLEGSPFNQNQHVLEQIEPTLYKEVIHPNGYSLSEASLRVDEMLGLEIGSSLWAVQHFIATKRWSIDLNKRIHPSKCIYVERTEMQNNKGKENNVS, encoded by the coding sequence ATGCAAACGATGACTACAAAAAATAAAATCAAAGCGAAACTAGGACAAGGGGAAGGAAAGAATTATAAGCCATGGACCACAGTTCGAGATTTTGCGGGGAGCAATTCGCAATCGGGAAGAGTTTTGGGCTGGAAAACAGAGCGAATTCATCACTTTTTATCTCAATTAGAGCGTTTTTATTTCTATATCTTAGAATGGTCTGATAATGTGAGCGACATCCGCGAAAAATATCCCCTCTCTCTCGACAAAACACACGATTTGTCTGTAGCGCTGAATATAAAACATCCAAGCGACTCTAAAACAAAAGAACTTCTGGTTATGACAACAGATTTTGTTATCAATGTTAATCAAGATGGAAATGATCGGATGATTGCACGAACTGTTCTTCCTTCCAATCAACTCGCCTCTAAACGCACCATTGATAAGCTAGAACTAGAACGTATGTATTGGTTTGAACGAGATGTAGATTGGGGCATCGTTACTGAAAAAGAAATACCTAAAGAAATGGCACAAAATATTGAATGGTTTCATGGATGTCGGCAACTTGAAGGTTCTCCGTTTAATCAAAATCAACATGTGTTAGAACAAATTGAACCTACCTTATATAAGGAAGTGATTCATCCGAATGGGTACTCGCTATCAGAAGCATCGCTAAGGGTTGATGAGATGCTTGGACTTGAAATCGGGTCATCTCTATGGGCTGTTCAGCATTTTATTGCTACTAAGAGATGGAGTATTGATTTGAACAAGCGGATTCACCCTTCAAAGTGTATTTATGTTGAACGAACTGAGATGCAAAATAACAAAGGGAAGGAGAACAATGTTTCATGA
- the recJ gene encoding single-stranded-DNA-specific exonuclease RecJ: MQWKLHEDTRFSTGLIQYYSRQFLLPTYLTKILLSRGITNEDLYYSYAYPSLADLHDPFLFKEMRTVVYRIYRAIMNGERISIFGDYDADGMTSSALLYRALCNLKGSVSVIVPTRAEGYGLSVETIEKIAIENPSLIITVDNGSNSHAALAAAAAKGIDVIVTDHHEITGELPKCYAFINPKRKDDTYPCTHLCGVGVAFKIIQALFAVRKDLDWYKHAWEYLELVALGTVADLMPLVGENRTLVKLGLYKMNNDPSEPFKKLFQLLRISNIDSSTLSFLIAPIFNSVGRIGNPNFAVKLLAEKISHEDAIIFMIDLNEKRKYLTDVQFRQVDETIQRLHLHSQDLIVVADKLHEGLIGILAAKITEKYQKPTIVFTDRGKGSARSVSNTSFSIVDAIQSCSQYLKTFGGHQAAAGLSLELNQLPSFTAAIQIAARKQSIIQPSKMYHHELPIQRFDDELFEHHMMMEPFGIGNEKPLYSSSAIPSHYRVEPFGKNQVHASLHFHRKKALAFYKASSFPNAQSKAVEFLYSVNSYPRKDFIVNDLKFFNH, translated from the coding sequence TTGCAGTGGAAATTACACGAGGATACACGCTTTTCTACGGGATTAATCCAGTATTACTCCCGTCAATTCTTACTTCCCACTTATTTAACGAAGATTCTCCTCTCTCGTGGGATTACAAATGAAGACCTATATTATTCCTATGCTTATCCCAGTTTAGCGGATCTCCATGATCCATTTCTGTTCAAAGAAATGAGAACAGTCGTATATCGAATCTATAGGGCTATTATGAACGGCGAACGGATTAGTATTTTCGGCGATTATGATGCGGATGGAATGACATCCAGTGCGCTTCTTTATCGTGCGCTGTGCAATTTAAAAGGTAGTGTTTCAGTGATAGTCCCCACCCGCGCCGAGGGTTATGGGCTCTCAGTAGAAACTATCGAGAAAATCGCAATAGAGAATCCTTCACTAATTATCACAGTAGACAACGGTTCTAATTCGCATGCGGCTTTAGCCGCTGCGGCAGCCAAGGGAATCGATGTTATTGTAACGGATCATCACGAGATCACGGGTGAACTCCCTAAATGCTATGCTTTTATCAATCCAAAACGAAAAGATGACACCTATCCTTGTACCCACCTATGCGGAGTTGGGGTGGCCTTCAAAATTATTCAGGCGCTGTTTGCTGTGCGTAAAGATCTGGATTGGTATAAACATGCCTGGGAGTATCTGGAGCTTGTAGCCCTGGGGACGGTCGCCGATTTAATGCCGCTTGTGGGCGAAAACCGTACGCTTGTGAAACTAGGGCTCTATAAAATGAATAACGATCCTTCAGAACCATTTAAGAAACTATTTCAGCTTCTACGGATTTCAAATATTGATAGCTCCACCCTCTCTTTTCTGATTGCTCCTATATTCAATTCGGTTGGGCGCATCGGTAATCCTAATTTTGCGGTTAAGCTCTTAGCAGAGAAAATAAGTCATGAAGATGCGATCATTTTTATGATTGATCTAAACGAAAAGCGAAAATATCTAACGGATGTCCAATTTAGACAAGTTGATGAGACCATTCAGAGGCTACACCTCCATAGTCAAGATCTGATTGTTGTAGCCGATAAGCTACATGAAGGCTTGATTGGAATTTTAGCCGCTAAAATTACAGAGAAATATCAAAAGCCCACCATCGTGTTTACGGATCGTGGGAAGGGATCTGCACGGTCGGTTTCAAACACGTCGTTTTCTATTGTGGACGCCATTCAAAGTTGTAGCCAATATCTAAAGACCTTTGGCGGGCATCAGGCCGCAGCAGGGCTTTCGCTAGAGCTCAACCAGCTTCCTTCCTTTACAGCTGCGATTCAAATTGCTGCTCGAAAACAATCCATCATCCAGCCCTCTAAAATGTATCATCATGAACTCCCTATCCAGAGATTTGATGATGAACTCTTTGAGCACCATATGATGATGGAGCCGTTTGGCATCGGCAATGAGAAACCCCTTTATTCCAGTTCTGCAATTCCAAGTCATTATCGAGTGGAGCCTTTCGGCAAAAACCAAGTTCACGCTTCACTTCACTTTCATCGAAAAAAAGCTCTTGCGTTCTACAAAGCTTCTTCGTTTCCGAATGCCCAAAGTAAAGCAGTCGAATTTTTATATAGTGTAAATTCCTATCCAAGAAAAGATTTTATCGTAAACGATCTCAAGTTTTTTAACCATTAA
- a CDS encoding HEAT repeat domain-containing protein: MSLFDRMSDEVLDKLNSLKKEISPSEEYREKNVLSDKEEEELKEEILKQIEIEEQENEAEFLDFMTGPSSLNENKGVVEVEYYGNLGYVDISFESLDENITESEYQTILQAIENIAYQTNGELWKESVRIIESFGERSIIILFRECRKFDLSDDKIKSLIIQLLNRLTNRSLKGRRIIKAILEKATIRQHINFAILVAGSIRDQESVSGLLKRMSDPEYFKGSLDALLNIAKKESIPDIFNEINNLDLRRTDLIEHAIKNAYRFSEFGTSAVKVIFELYIKNEKYPLGPIYTTALRSFQEDAIPMLKKVLNETDDDNLLIPICQTLGSLRMTHSTNVLVQALEEFPDKKRAIIRGLSYTRSEGVLSYVLSELKTSNDLKVKQECLLTIGFIGNRNQNVQEQIKPYLNNKNSMLYLEALNCMVSLGNEESFLKYVSLLVEGSEFEKRTLQRHVAKLQPYQHKKLAESLLTLSDEKSLFIICGLLQANVLNSDIGPIIIKRLDYAKLPALRIEIYKLIGKHVNKKKELLPQEVLYDAKRTESDVRVVREIDHIISSMKKEQGRITINRETRE, from the coding sequence ATGTCACTATTTGATCGGATGTCTGATGAAGTGCTAGATAAACTGAATAGCTTGAAAAAGGAGATCTCACCATCAGAGGAATATAGGGAAAAAAATGTATTGAGCGATAAGGAAGAGGAGGAATTAAAGGAAGAGATTTTAAAACAAATTGAAATAGAAGAGCAAGAAAACGAAGCGGAATTTTTAGATTTTATGACAGGGCCAAGTTCTTTAAATGAGAATAAAGGTGTTGTTGAAGTTGAGTATTACGGTAATCTAGGTTACGTAGATATTTCATTTGAAAGCCTTGATGAAAACATTACTGAGTCTGAATATCAGACTATTTTGCAAGCAATTGAAAATATTGCATATCAGACTAACGGAGAATTATGGAAAGAATCTGTAAGAATCATAGAATCCTTTGGAGAGAGGTCAATCATTATTCTATTCAGAGAATGTCGTAAGTTTGACCTATCTGATGATAAAATCAAATCACTTATCATTCAATTGCTTAATCGATTGACGAACAGAAGTTTGAAGGGTAGACGTATTATTAAAGCGATTTTAGAAAAAGCCACTATACGTCAACATATTAATTTCGCAATTTTGGTTGCTGGTTCCATTAGAGATCAAGAGTCTGTTAGTGGATTGCTAAAACGCATGTCAGATCCAGAATATTTCAAGGGAAGCTTAGATGCCTTGTTAAATATAGCGAAGAAAGAGTCTATTCCAGATATTTTCAATGAAATTAATAACCTCGATTTAAGGCGGACTGATTTAATTGAACATGCGATAAAAAATGCTTATAGATTTTCAGAATTTGGAACAAGTGCTGTAAAAGTTATCTTTGAACTTTACATTAAAAATGAAAAATATCCTTTGGGACCGATTTATACAACCGCACTTCGTTCATTTCAGGAAGATGCTATACCGATGCTAAAAAAAGTGTTAAATGAGACAGACGACGATAACTTACTGATTCCTATTTGTCAGACACTAGGCTCACTAAGAATGACTCATTCAACAAATGTATTGGTTCAGGCACTTGAAGAATTTCCAGATAAGAAGCGTGCTATTATTCGTGGTTTGAGTTATACAAGAAGCGAAGGTGTTCTTTCATATGTGTTATCGGAGTTGAAAACCTCCAATGACCTTAAGGTAAAGCAAGAGTGTTTATTGACTATCGGATTTATAGGTAACCGCAATCAAAATGTCCAAGAGCAAATAAAACCTTACTTAAATAACAAAAATTCCATGCTTTATTTAGAGGCTCTTAATTGTATGGTTTCACTTGGGAATGAGGAGTCCTTTTTAAAGTATGTCAGTTTGTTAGTTGAAGGTAGTGAGTTTGAAAAGCGTACATTACAGAGACATGTTGCAAAATTACAACCTTACCAACACAAAAAGTTAGCGGAGAGTTTATTAACTTTATCAGATGAGAAATCTCTGTTTATTATTTGTGGATTACTACAAGCCAATGTACTAAATTCGGATATAGGGCCAATCATAATAAAAAGATTGGATTATGCAAAGCTGCCAGCGCTTCGAATAGAGATTTATAAGTTGATTGGTAAACATGTGAATAAGAAAAAAGAGTTGCTCCCCCAAGAAGTACTTTATGATGCAAAAAGAACTGAAAGTGATGTTCGAGTCGTCCGAGAAATAGATCATATTATTAGCTCAATGAAGAAAGAACAAGGAAGAATAACAATCAATCGAGAGACGAGGGAATAA